The following proteins come from a genomic window of Pedosphaera parvula Ellin514:
- the dnaB gene encoding replicative DNA helicase, with translation MSDGMSDGAGAPGDFKKSRRKKAGFVEAAPKLDRLPPYSPEAEQGVLGCILLSPNDCIGECVEKLKAGPESFYDLRHQVIFENLVEMYDKREAIDLITLQQRLKDKAKLDEVGGLVYLGTLPDTVPSAANLSFYLEIVYEKFILRKMIYVCTDVVNRVYSSEEEVDTLLDEVERDILRISETRAEGATDKMKDLVKKAISTIEDYHQRQGMLTGIPTGFADFDKMTSGLHGGEMVVLAARPSMGKTSLAMNIAEHVAIDQKLPVGVFSLEMTSESLVMRMLCSRSKVNMRNVREGFLAERDFPKLTSAAGKLANAPLFIDDTSGLSILQLRAKARRMSQQYGIKLFVIDYLQLLHSTARRAENRQQEIADISNGVKSLAKELDVPVIVLSQLNREFEKDKDRKPRLSDLRESGSIEQDADLVLLLYKPTKEDDDDAPAQEQEAIAVNLLIAKQRNGPTGDVHLTFMKPYTRFENAAKVSDDDVPTGN, from the coding sequence ATGAGTGACGGAATGTCTGATGGTGCCGGTGCACCGGGTGATTTTAAGAAGTCCCGCAGGAAAAAAGCTGGTTTTGTCGAAGCGGCTCCCAAGCTGGACCGCTTGCCACCGTATTCTCCGGAGGCCGAGCAGGGGGTGCTGGGATGCATACTTCTGTCGCCAAATGATTGCATCGGTGAATGCGTGGAAAAGTTGAAGGCCGGACCGGAGTCTTTCTATGACCTCCGGCATCAAGTGATCTTCGAGAATTTGGTGGAAATGTATGATAAACGCGAAGCCATTGATCTTATCACTTTGCAGCAGCGATTGAAGGACAAGGCCAAGCTGGATGAGGTGGGGGGGCTTGTTTATCTCGGGACTCTGCCTGACACCGTTCCGTCCGCGGCCAATCTGAGCTTTTACCTCGAGATCGTTTATGAAAAGTTCATTCTCCGGAAGATGATTTATGTCTGTACCGATGTGGTGAACCGGGTGTACAGCTCGGAGGAGGAAGTGGATACGCTTTTGGACGAAGTAGAGCGGGATATTTTACGAATCAGTGAAACGCGCGCTGAAGGGGCTACAGACAAGATGAAGGATCTGGTGAAGAAAGCCATTTCCACCATCGAAGATTACCATCAGCGGCAAGGAATGTTGACTGGAATTCCGACTGGTTTTGCCGACTTTGATAAAATGACGAGCGGGCTGCACGGGGGAGAAATGGTGGTGTTGGCTGCCCGTCCCAGCATGGGCAAAACCTCCCTGGCGATGAACATCGCCGAACATGTGGCGATCGATCAAAAGCTACCCGTCGGGGTGTTCAGCCTGGAAATGACTTCGGAATCCCTGGTGATGCGTATGTTGTGCTCACGATCGAAGGTAAACATGCGCAATGTGCGTGAGGGGTTCCTGGCTGAGCGGGATTTCCCAAAGCTGACCAGCGCTGCCGGCAAGCTGGCCAACGCGCCGTTGTTTATCGATGACACCTCCGGCCTGTCGATTCTGCAGCTCCGCGCGAAGGCCCGGCGCATGTCACAGCAGTATGGAATCAAGCTGTTTGTGATTGACTACTTGCAGTTGCTCCATTCTACTGCGCGCCGAGCCGAGAACCGGCAGCAGGAGATTGCGGATATCTCGAACGGGGTGAAATCGTTGGCGAAGGAACTGGATGTTCCCGTGATCGTGTTGAGCCAGTTGAATCGTGAGTTTGAGAAGGACAAAGATCGCAAACCGCGCTTGTCGGACTTGCGTGAATCAGGTTCAATCGAACAGGACGCTGACCTGGTGTTGTTGTTGTACAAACCAACGAAGGAAGATGATGATGATGCGCCCGCGCAGGAACAGGAAGCGATAGCGGTGAACCTGTTGATTGCGAAGCAGCGTAACGGGCCGACGGGTGACGTGCACTTGACGTTCATGAAGCCCTATACACGTTTTGAAAACGCAGCAAAAGTCAGTGATGATGATGTGCCGACTGGAAATTAG